In Blastopirellula sp. J2-11, a single genomic region encodes these proteins:
- the groL gene encoding chaperonin GroEL (60 kDa chaperone family; promotes refolding of misfolded polypeptides especially under stressful conditions; forms two stacked rings of heptamers to form a barrel-shaped 14mer; ends can be capped by GroES; misfolded proteins enter the barrel where they are refolded when GroES binds), with amino-acid sequence MAKQMVFGDEARQPLLDGVTKLARAVKSTLGPRGRNAVLDKGWGSPKVTKDGVTVAEDIDLDDPYENLACQLVKEAASKTNDVAGDGTTTATVLAEAIYREGLKMLAAGADAMALSRGIAKAVDSVSEAVRKMATKIDEKSKKEIEQVATIAGNNDPAIGKVLAEAFLKVGKDGVITVEEGRGYETTVEVVEGMQFDRGFLSPHFVTDEDAQTVELSDAYVLVFEEKISSAKKLVPILEAVSKANKPLLILAEDIEGEALATLVVNKLRGILNVCAVKAPGYGDRRKAMLGDIAILTGATPIFKDLGIDLESVKLSDLGRTKKVKISSSNTIFVSGAGKKAEIEGRVDQIRREIEATDSEYDREKLQERLAKLAGGVAQINCGAITETEMKERKDLLEDAKSATQAALQEGIVPGGGVALLRAEKSLKKLGLEGDEKLGADIIAKVLEYPLRTIAENAGVEGSVVVNRVRQQKKTNEGYNADTGAYEDLVEAGVIDPAKVVRTALFNAASVASLLLTTDSLITEIPSEEEAGGDHDHHDHGGMGGGMGGMGGMGGMGGMGGMGMPGMM; translated from the coding sequence GTGGCAAAACAGATGGTTTTTGGCGACGAAGCTCGCCAGCCGCTCCTAGACGGCGTAACGAAGCTTGCCCGCGCCGTGAAAAGCACGCTTGGACCGCGCGGTCGCAATGCGGTATTGGACAAAGGTTGGGGTTCGCCGAAGGTAACCAAGGACGGCGTCACCGTCGCCGAGGATATCGACCTGGATGATCCTTACGAAAATCTCGCTTGCCAATTGGTCAAAGAAGCCGCCAGCAAGACGAATGACGTCGCCGGCGACGGCACCACCACCGCTACTGTCTTGGCCGAAGCGATCTATCGCGAAGGTTTGAAGATGCTGGCCGCCGGCGCCGATGCGATGGCTCTGTCGCGCGGTATCGCGAAAGCGGTCGACTCCGTCAGCGAAGCGGTCCGCAAGATGGCCACCAAAATCGACGAGAAGAGCAAGAAAGAGATCGAGCAAGTCGCCACGATCGCCGGCAACAACGATCCGGCGATCGGCAAAGTCTTGGCCGAGGCCTTTCTGAAGGTCGGTAAAGATGGCGTGATCACCGTCGAAGAAGGTCGCGGCTACGAAACGACCGTCGAAGTGGTCGAAGGGATGCAGTTCGATCGCGGCTTTCTCTCGCCCCACTTCGTAACCGACGAAGACGCTCAAACTGTCGAACTGAGCGACGCTTACGTCTTGGTCTTTGAAGAAAAGATCTCGTCGGCCAAAAAGTTGGTGCCGATTCTCGAAGCGGTCAGCAAGGCCAACAAGCCGCTGTTGATCTTGGCCGAAGATATCGAAGGGGAAGCCCTGGCGACGTTGGTGGTCAACAAGCTTCGCGGTATTCTCAACGTCTGTGCCGTCAAAGCCCCCGGCTACGGCGATCGTCGCAAAGCGATGCTGGGCGATATCGCGATTCTCACCGGCGCAACTCCGATCTTCAAGGATCTCGGCATCGATCTGGAAAGCGTCAAGCTGTCTGATCTGGGTCGCACCAAGAAGGTCAAGATCTCGTCGAGCAACACGATCTTTGTCAGCGGCGCCGGCAAGAAGGCCGAGATCGAAGGACGCGTCGATCAGATTCGTCGTGAGATCGAAGCGACCGATAGCGAATATGATCGCGAGAAACTGCAGGAACGTCTCGCCAAATTGGCGGGCGGCGTCGCGCAGATCAACTGCGGTGCGATCACTGAAACCGAGATGAAAGAACGCAAAGACCTGTTGGAAGACGCGAAGAGCGCTACCCAGGCCGCGCTGCAGGAAGGGATCGTTCCCGGCGGTGGCGTCGCTTTGCTGCGTGCCGAAAAGTCCTTGAAGAAACTGGGCTTGGAAGGGGACGAAAAGCTGGGCGCTGACATCATCGCCAAAGTGCTGGAATACCCGCTGCGTACGATTGCAGAAAACGCCGGCGTCGAAGGTTCGGTTGTCGTCAATCGCGTTCGTCAACAGAAGAAGACGAACGAAGGTTACAACGCGGATACCGGAGCTTACGAAGACCTGGTCGAAGCCGGCGTCATCGATCCCGCCAAAGTGGTTCGCACCGCGCTGTTCAACGCCGCGAGCGTTGCTTCGCTGCTGTTGACCACCGACTCGCTAATCACCGAAATTCCTTCGGAAGAAGAAGCGGGCGGCGACCATGATCATCACGATCACGGCGGCATGGGCGGAGGAATGGGCGGCATGGGAGGAATGGGCGGCATGGGCGGCATGGGCGGCATGGGAATGCCGGGCATGATGTAA
- a CDS encoding CBS domain-containing protein gives MTRFQLHLTTEPVTQLHPDAPLKVDESDSLATVLQKMREQKVGAVLVTKANHMTGIFTERDALQLMAQQADLTEPISNRMKRSVVLARRCENVATAIKKMAAGGHRRLPLVDANGQPVGMITAAGVLHYLVEHFPEAVYNLPPTERSSAEREGA, from the coding sequence ATGACCAGGTTTCAGTTACACCTCACGACCGAGCCGGTGACGCAACTGCATCCCGACGCTCCGCTCAAGGTCGATGAGTCCGATTCGCTCGCGACCGTCTTACAGAAAATGCGTGAGCAAAAAGTTGGAGCTGTGCTGGTCACCAAAGCGAATCACATGACCGGCATTTTTACGGAGCGAGACGCACTGCAATTGATGGCCCAGCAGGCGGATCTGACAGAGCCGATTTCCAACCGGATGAAACGCAGCGTCGTCTTGGCTCGGCGATGCGAGAACGTCGCGACGGCGATTAAAAAAATGGCGGCCGGCGGTCATCGTCGGTTGCCTTTGGTCGACGCCAACGGTCAGCCGGTCGGCATGATCACCGCAGCCGGCGTGCTGCACTATCTCGTCGAACACTTCCCCGAGGCAGTTTACAACTTGCCGCCGACAGAGCGAAGTTCGGCGGAGCGCGAAGGAGCATAA
- a CDS encoding alpha/beta hydrolase, producing MNRGKMVAILALASLFFGKIAQAEQPIQIITDVVYASPGGEDLKVDLYLPQGDGPYPGVLMVHGGAWLAGDRSRMAIHALQLARHGYCVASIGYRLAPAHKFPAQLEDCRMALAWLRDHADQYHIDPKQIVGYGYSAGAQLICLTAMTATDPAQGLCAVVAGGTPCDFTLEPLTSARLAYFLGGTRAAVPDVYRQASPAKFVSTKSPPMFFFHGTADSLVPLAGVKAMCKALDQAGCDVRLCELDQASHIGSFLSPQARQEAVKFLDEVLQTTAATDP from the coding sequence ATGAACCGAGGGAAGATGGTTGCGATTTTGGCTTTGGCGAGCCTCTTTTTCGGAAAAATCGCCCAAGCCGAACAACCCATACAAATTATTACGGACGTCGTTTACGCTTCCCCTGGGGGGGAGGATTTGAAGGTCGATCTCTATCTACCGCAGGGCGATGGTCCTTACCCCGGCGTTTTGATGGTCCACGGAGGCGCCTGGTTGGCAGGGGATCGGAGCCGGATGGCGATTCATGCGCTGCAATTGGCCCGACACGGCTACTGCGTCGCGTCGATCGGCTATCGCTTGGCGCCAGCCCACAAATTTCCTGCTCAGCTAGAAGATTGCCGAATGGCGCTGGCCTGGCTTCGTGATCATGCGGACCAGTATCACATCGATCCGAAGCAGATCGTCGGCTACGGCTACTCGGCCGGCGCCCAGTTGATTTGCTTGACCGCAATGACGGCGACCGACCCGGCGCAAGGACTTTGTGCGGTGGTCGCAGGGGGAACGCCGTGTGATTTTACGCTCGAGCCGCTCACCAGCGCACGTCTCGCCTACTTTCTGGGCGGGACCCGCGCGGCGGTTCCCGACGTCTATCGTCAGGCCTCTCCCGCCAAGTTTGTCTCGACCAAATCGCCGCCGATGTTCTTTTTTCATGGAACCGCCGACAGTCTTGTTCCCTTGGCCGGCGTGAAGGCGATGTGCAAGGCGCTCGATCAAGCTGGTTGCGACGTGCGACTGTGCGAATTAGACCAAGCGAGCCATATCGGTTCGTTCCTGAGTCCCCAGGCACGGCAAGAAGCAGTAAAATTTTTGGATGAAGTGCTGCAGACGACTGCGGCCACCGATCCCTAA
- a CDS encoding 2-oxoacid:ferredoxin oxidoreductase subunit beta, whose amino-acid sequence MASVELPVLKPGDFGSDQDVRWCPGCGDYSILAQMKKVMATLAWPREKTVFVSGIGCSSRFPYYMNTYGMHSIHGRAPAFATGIKSCRPDLHVFVITGDGDALSIGGNHFMHVVRRNVNLNIVLFNNRIYGLTKGQYSPTSELGKITKSTPMGAIDNPMNPLSLAIGCEATFVARSIDVHIKHLADTLKRAAEHPGVSFVEVYQNCNVFNDGAYKYATDKSVKSDNIIEIEHGKPLIFGKNRDKGIRLNGMQPEVVELGKGITEDDLLFHDELAPEPTLAYLLSRMRYPEFPEPIGVLRCVDAPRYDELLNEQVAQARAEKGEGDLDKLFHSGDTWTVT is encoded by the coding sequence ATGGCTTCCGTCGAACTACCCGTACTAAAGCCTGGCGATTTCGGCAGCGATCAGGATGTTCGCTGGTGCCCTGGTTGCGGCGACTATTCGATTCTCGCGCAGATGAAAAAGGTGATGGCCACTCTGGCGTGGCCGCGTGAGAAAACGGTCTTCGTCTCTGGGATCGGCTGCAGCAGTCGCTTTCCGTACTACATGAACACGTACGGCATGCATAGCATTCACGGACGTGCGCCCGCTTTTGCAACCGGCATCAAGAGCTGTCGTCCCGATCTGCACGTCTTTGTCATCACCGGTGACGGCGACGCGCTCAGCATCGGCGGCAATCACTTTATGCATGTTGTTCGCCGTAACGTAAACTTGAACATTGTTTTGTTCAACAATCGAATTTACGGGCTCACCAAAGGGCAATACTCGCCGACGTCGGAACTGGGCAAGATCACGAAAAGTACGCCGATGGGGGCGATCGACAATCCGATGAATCCCCTTTCGCTGGCGATCGGCTGCGAAGCGACTTTTGTCGCACGATCGATTGATGTGCATATCAAACACTTGGCCGATACGTTGAAGCGAGCCGCCGAACACCCAGGAGTCTCCTTCGTCGAGGTTTATCAAAACTGCAATGTGTTCAACGACGGCGCCTACAAGTACGCGACCGACAAATCGGTGAAGTCGGACAATATCATTGAAATCGAGCATGGCAAGCCGCTGATTTTTGGTAAGAATAGAGACAAGGGGATTCGCTTAAACGGCATGCAGCCAGAAGTGGTCGAACTGGGTAAAGGCATTACCGAAGACGATCTGCTGTTTCATGACGAACTAGCGCCAGAGCCGACGCTCGCCTACTTGCTGAGCCGGATGCGATATCCTGAATTTCCCGAGCCGATCGGCGTGTTGCGTTGCGTCGATGCTCCTCGGTATGACGAACTTTTAAACGAACAGGTCGCTCAAGCACGAGCCGAAAAGGGAGAAGGAGACTTAGATAAGCTCTTTCACTCTGGCGATACCTGGACGGTAACATAG
- the groES gene encoding co-chaperone GroES has product MAKKLKIRTLDDRVVVQPLDAEETTAGGIVLPGSAQEKPQRGTVLAVGPGKLLDSGARADLSVVIGDEVIYGKYGGSDIEIDGEEYKILRESEILAKVVND; this is encoded by the coding sequence ATGGCCAAGAAATTGAAGATTCGCACGCTGGATGACCGCGTCGTCGTGCAACCGTTGGACGCCGAAGAGACGACCGCTGGCGGCATCGTGCTGCCGGGTTCGGCTCAAGAGAAACCGCAACGCGGCACCGTGTTGGCGGTTGGCCCCGGCAAGTTGCTGGATAGCGGCGCCCGCGCTGATTTGTCGGTCGTAATCGGCGATGAAGTGATCTACGGCAAGTACGGCGGCAGCGATATCGAAATCGACGGCGAGGAATACAAGATCCTCCGCGAGAGCGAAATTCTCGCCAAGGTCGTCAACGACTAA
- a CDS encoding 2-oxoacid:acceptor oxidoreductase subunit alpha translates to MSTEFESETDHSKAVLKIEEATVRFCGDSGDGMQLAGTQLTNTSALAGNDVATFPDFPAEIRAPRGTLAGVSGFQVHFSSTDIYTPGETVDALIAMNPAALKTNIADLKSGGVLIANSDAFDKKSLEQAGYDDNPLEDETLDSYQLFQVPMTDMTRRAVEGLDLSQKEADRCRNFFAMGLAFWLYGRSLEPTRRFIDLKFKKLPGIAEANRRALTAGRNYGETTDAFVSSFSVDKAKLSPGTYRNMTGNQALAWGLMTAARLSEKELFLGSYPITPASDILHELSRYKNFGVRTFQAEDEIAAICSAIGAAYSGHMALTTSSGPGIALKGEAMGLAVMLELPLLVVNVQRGGPSTGLPTKTEQADLLQVMFGRNGECPMPVISARSPADCFEVAIEAWRVAARFMTPVMILSDGYLANGSEPWRIVNYKDLKPIPITHPEAPTNGKPFMAYERDELLARPWAIPGTPGLMHRVGGLEKADGTGNVSYDPINHQHMTDTRAQKVANVAQVIGDQEVMGDPTGDLLVLSWGGPYGSCRTAVTRLQAEGHKVSHAHLRWLNPFPANLGEILRRFKKVLIPELNMGQLSMLIRNQFLIETIGLNKVQGKPFQVAEIIDKAKTLLP, encoded by the coding sequence ATGTCCACTGAATTTGAAAGCGAAACTGATCACTCCAAAGCAGTTTTGAAAATTGAAGAAGCGACCGTCCGCTTTTGCGGCGATTCTGGCGACGGAATGCAACTCGCCGGAACCCAGTTAACCAACACGTCGGCGCTCGCCGGCAACGATGTTGCGACGTTCCCCGACTTTCCCGCCGAGATTCGCGCTCCGCGCGGTACGCTCGCCGGCGTCTCCGGCTTTCAGGTCCATTTCTCTTCGACCGACATTTATACGCCTGGTGAAACGGTCGACGCTCTCATTGCGATGAACCCGGCAGCACTGAAAACGAACATCGCTGACCTCAAGTCGGGGGGCGTTCTGATCGCCAACTCCGACGCGTTTGACAAAAAGTCGCTTGAGCAAGCCGGCTATGACGACAATCCGCTCGAAGACGAGACGCTCGATTCGTATCAGCTTTTTCAGGTTCCGATGACCGACATGACGCGCCGCGCCGTCGAGGGACTTGATCTCAGTCAAAAAGAAGCGGACCGCTGCCGAAACTTTTTCGCCATGGGATTGGCGTTTTGGCTCTATGGACGATCGCTGGAACCGACGCGGCGATTTATCGATCTGAAATTTAAAAAGCTGCCAGGCATCGCCGAAGCGAACCGTCGCGCCCTAACCGCCGGTCGCAACTATGGCGAAACGACCGATGCTTTCGTCAGCTCGTTTTCGGTCGATAAAGCAAAACTGTCTCCCGGCACGTATCGCAATATGACCGGCAACCAAGCGCTGGCTTGGGGACTGATGACGGCGGCTAGATTGAGTGAAAAAGAATTGTTTCTCGGTTCTTATCCGATCACCCCGGCCAGCGATATTTTGCATGAACTGAGCCGCTACAAAAACTTCGGCGTGCGGACGTTTCAGGCCGAAGATGAAATCGCGGCGATCTGCTCGGCGATCGGCGCCGCTTATTCAGGACATATGGCGCTGACCACTTCCAGCGGACCAGGGATCGCACTCAAGGGAGAAGCGATGGGCCTGGCGGTCATGTTGGAATTGCCGCTGCTGGTCGTGAACGTGCAGCGCGGCGGACCAAGCACCGGGCTTCCTACCAAAACGGAGCAAGCGGACCTGTTGCAGGTGATGTTTGGCCGTAACGGCGAATGTCCGATGCCGGTGATATCGGCTCGCAGTCCGGCCGATTGTTTTGAAGTTGCGATCGAAGCTTGGCGCGTCGCCGCGCGATTCATGACGCCGGTCATGATCCTGAGCGACGGCTATTTAGCGAATGGGTCCGAACCATGGCGAATCGTCAACTACAAAGACCTCAAGCCGATTCCGATCACGCATCCCGAAGCGCCGACCAACGGCAAACCGTTCATGGCGTACGAACGTGACGAATTGCTCGCTCGGCCGTGGGCGATTCCCGGTACGCCTGGGTTAATGCATCGCGTCGGCGGTTTAGAAAAAGCGGATGGGACCGGCAACGTCAGCTACGATCCGATCAATCATCAGCACATGACCGACACCCGAGCGCAAAAAGTGGCCAACGTCGCCCAAGTGATCGGCGATCAAGAGGTAATGGGGGATCCGACCGGAGATTTACTGGTGCTTAGCTGGGGCGGACCTTACGGATCCTGTCGCACGGCGGTGACGCGACTGCAAGCCGAAGGGCACAAGGTGAGCCATGCTCATCTTCGTTGGCTCAATCCGTTTCCCGCCAACTTGGGCGAGATCCTACGTCGCTTTAAGAAGGTGCTCATTCCGGAACTGAACATGGGACAACTGTCGATGCTGATTCGCAATCAATTTTTGATTGAGACGATCGGCCTGAACAAAGTGCAAGGCAAGCCGTTTCAGGTCGCCGAGATCATCGACAAAGCGAAAACGTTGTTGCCGTAA
- the groL gene encoding chaperonin GroEL (60 kDa chaperone family; promotes refolding of misfolded polypeptides especially under stressful conditions; forms two stacked rings of heptamers to form a barrel-shaped 14mer; ends can be capped by GroES; misfolded proteins enter the barrel where they are refolded when GroES binds), which yields MAKQLLFDDHARSKMLKGIDKLADAVAVTMGPTGRNVIINKSFGGPTVTKDGVTVSKEIELEDRFENMGAKLVNEVASKTSDVAGDGTTTATVLARAIFKEGIRNIVAGSNPAAIRRGIEKAVAAAEAHLLSTAKPVKGKEEVAHVGAISANNDHTIGELLAEALYRVGKDGVITVEEGKTRETTVEYVEGMQFDKGYVSPYFISNPAEMDCELEGAYILLFEKKISSIRDLVPILEQVSGTGKPLLIVAEDVDGEALTALVVNKLRGVLNVCAVKAPGFGDRRKAMLADMAILTGGTVISEDLGVTLDKVTLSQLGKAKRITVTKDNTTLVQGGGDKSALEQRIGQLKKQIEETESEYDKEKYQERLAKLSGGVAVIAVGAETEAEMKQTKARVEDALHATRAALEEGILPGGGVALVRCKEAVEKARSSAKGDEKIGVSIILSVLSAPMKQIADNAGIDGAVVVDEVSQKGTNIGYDAHSGQYCDMLKAGIIDPAKVVRTALSNAASIAGLLLTTEAMVTNFDKEDKNTRVEGVIR from the coding sequence GTGGCGAAACAACTGCTTTTCGACGATCATGCCCGCAGCAAAATGCTCAAGGGGATCGACAAGCTGGCCGACGCTGTCGCGGTGACGATGGGGCCGACTGGTCGCAACGTCATCATCAACAAGTCGTTCGGCGGTCCAACCGTAACGAAAGACGGCGTGACCGTCTCGAAAGAAATTGAACTCGAAGATCGCTTCGAGAACATGGGCGCCAAATTGGTCAACGAAGTCGCCAGCAAGACGTCGGACGTCGCCGGTGACGGCACGACCACGGCGACCGTACTGGCTCGCGCGATCTTCAAAGAAGGTATCCGCAATATCGTCGCCGGCAGCAATCCGGCCGCGATTCGTCGTGGTATCGAGAAGGCCGTCGCCGCCGCCGAGGCCCACCTGCTTTCGACCGCGAAGCCGGTCAAAGGCAAAGAAGAAGTGGCTCACGTCGGCGCGATCAGCGCCAACAACGATCACACGATCGGCGAACTGTTGGCCGAAGCGTTATACCGCGTCGGCAAAGATGGCGTGATCACTGTCGAAGAAGGCAAGACCCGCGAAACGACCGTCGAGTACGTCGAGGGGATGCAGTTCGACAAGGGGTACGTTTCGCCTTACTTCATCTCGAATCCGGCCGAAATGGATTGCGAGTTGGAAGGCGCGTACATCCTGCTGTTCGAGAAGAAGATCAGCAGCATTCGCGACCTGGTCCCGATCTTGGAACAAGTCAGCGGAACCGGCAAGCCGCTGTTGATCGTCGCCGAAGACGTCGATGGCGAAGCGTTGACCGCCCTGGTGGTCAACAAACTGCGCGGCGTGCTCAACGTCTGTGCGGTCAAAGCGCCCGGCTTTGGCGATCGTCGCAAAGCGATGTTGGCCGATATGGCGATTTTGACCGGCGGTACGGTCATCAGCGAAGACCTGGGCGTCACGCTCGATAAGGTGACGTTGAGCCAATTGGGCAAGGCCAAGCGAATCACCGTCACCAAGGACAACACCACGTTGGTCCAAGGCGGCGGCGACAAGTCGGCCCTCGAGCAACGCATCGGTCAGTTGAAGAAGCAGATCGAAGAGACCGAAAGCGAATACGACAAAGAGAAGTACCAGGAACGCCTGGCGAAACTCTCTGGCGGCGTCGCGGTCATCGCGGTCGGAGCCGAAACCGAAGCGGAAATGAAGCAGACCAAAGCTCGCGTCGAAGACGCGCTGCATGCGACTCGCGCTGCATTGGAAGAAGGCATTCTTCCGGGCGGCGGCGTGGCGCTGGTTCGCTGCAAAGAAGCGGTCGAAAAGGCTCGTTCTTCCGCCAAGGGTGACGAGAAAATCGGCGTCAGCATCATCTTGAGCGTCCTGTCCGCTCCGATGAAGCAGATCGCTGACAACGCCGGTATCGACGGCGCCGTGGTGGTGGACGAAGTGTCGCAGAAGGGGACCAATATTGGCTATGACGCTCATAGTGGTCAATACTGCGACATGCTGAAGGCCGGCATCATTGACCCGGCCAAGGTGGTTCGCACCGCACTGTCGAACGCCGCTAGCATCGCTGGTCTACTGTTGACCACCGAAGCGATGGTGACCAACTTCGATAAGGAAGATAAGAATACCCGCGTCGAAGGCGTCATTCGCTAA
- the ribA gene encoding GTP cyclohydrolase II, translated as MSHRFSSVQSAVDAISRGEIVIVVDAEDRENEGDFVAAAEKITPESVNFMITHGRGMLCAPILPDVCQRLDLHPIVETNNAPLQTSFITPVDHHTSKTGITAKERSDTIQALADPQTTVDDFVRPGHVYPLLAKEGGVLRRAGHTEASVDLARMAGLRPAGVLCEILDEAGDRADRDQLIELAEKFKLEIISIEQLIAHRRVNEKLVSRAAEADLPTKYGQFKIIVYSVEYETQEPVVLIFGEPEKQERPLVRLHSSCFTGDLISSLRCDCGDQLQMALETISKEGHGALVYLPQEGRGIGLTQKIRAYGLQDHGLDTVEANHALGFKADMRDYGIGIQILKDIGLRQIRLLTNNPKKTDAFIYGGFDLEVVDQVPMASPVNEFNEKYLATKRDKMGHTLP; from the coding sequence GTGTCCCATCGTTTTTCATCGGTTCAATCGGCGGTCGACGCGATCAGCCGTGGCGAAATAGTGATCGTTGTGGATGCGGAAGACCGCGAAAACGAGGGGGACTTTGTCGCTGCGGCCGAGAAGATTACGCCGGAGTCGGTCAATTTTATGATCACGCATGGCCGCGGAATGCTGTGCGCACCGATTTTGCCAGATGTCTGCCAGCGGTTGGATCTGCACCCGATCGTCGAAACGAACAACGCGCCGCTGCAAACCTCGTTCATCACGCCGGTCGATCATCACACCAGCAAAACCGGCATCACCGCCAAAGAGCGCTCTGACACCATCCAGGCGCTGGCCGATCCGCAGACCACGGTCGACGATTTTGTGCGGCCTGGGCACGTCTACCCGCTGTTGGCGAAAGAAGGGGGCGTGCTGCGTCGCGCCGGGCACACCGAGGCCTCGGTCGATCTGGCCCGCATGGCGGGACTTCGTCCGGCCGGCGTGCTGTGCGAGATCCTGGACGAAGCCGGCGATCGCGCCGATCGAGATCAACTGATCGAATTGGCTGAGAAGTTCAAGCTCGAAATCATTTCGATCGAGCAATTGATCGCCCACCGCCGCGTGAACGAAAAACTAGTCTCGCGCGCCGCCGAAGCCGATTTGCCGACCAAATATGGCCAATTCAAAATCATCGTCTATTCCGTCGAATACGAAACGCAAGAGCCGGTCGTCTTGATCTTCGGTGAGCCTGAGAAGCAAGAACGACCGTTGGTTCGGCTGCATTCGAGCTGCTTTACCGGCGACTTGATCAGTTCGCTCCGCTGCGACTGCGGGGATCAATTGCAGATGGCGCTGGAGACGATCAGCAAAGAAGGTCACGGAGCGCTGGTCTACTTGCCGCAAGAGGGACGCGGCATCGGACTAACCCAAAAGATTCGCGCCTATGGACTGCAAGATCACGGACTCGATACGGTCGAAGCGAATCATGCTCTCGGTTTTAAAGCCGACATGCGCGACTACGGCATCGGCATTCAGATCTTGAAAGACATCGGCCTCCGTCAAATCCGCCTGCTGACCAACAACCCGAAAAAAACCGACGCATTTATCTACGGCGGATTCGACCTGGAAGTCGTCGATCAAGTCCCGATGGCGTCGCCGGTCAATGAGTTCAACGAGAAATATCTCGCGACCAAACGGGACAAAATGGGTCACACCCTCCCGTAG
- a CDS encoding CBS domain-containing protein produces the protein MICQACGATNFEGVDQCEACGQPLSQEAVSKSSVEAALRRDVIAQLPMRTPLTSSPDAPLGDVLTVLSTNAIGAVVITDDHHRPIGIFSERDALLRLGPDYRDHLTTPISHFMTPDPQSVDKNTPITFAVHQMDVGHYRHLPVVDDEGRVKAVISIRDLLRYLTDRIAEAELSG, from the coding sequence ATGATCTGCCAGGCTTGCGGTGCGACCAATTTTGAGGGGGTCGACCAGTGCGAAGCATGCGGACAGCCCCTCTCTCAAGAGGCGGTTTCAAAAAGCAGCGTCGAAGCGGCGCTGCGGCGGGATGTGATTGCGCAGTTGCCGATGCGAACGCCGCTGACTTCCTCGCCAGACGCTCCGTTAGGGGACGTGTTGACTGTCCTATCGACCAACGCGATTGGCGCGGTCGTTATCACGGACGATCATCACCGCCCCATCGGCATCTTTAGTGAACGGGACGCACTGCTTCGTCTTGGTCCAGACTATCGTGACCATCTGACGACGCCGATTTCCCACTTCATGACTCCCGACCCGCAATCGGTCGACAAAAACACGCCGATCACGTTCGCCGTGCACCAAATGGACGTGGGGCACTATCGTCACTTGCCAGTGGTCGACGACGAAGGCCGCGTGAAAGCCGTAATCTCGATCCGCGACTTGCTGCGATATTTGACCGATCGGATTGCCGAAGCGGAACTATCGGGCTAG